A genomic region of Chelmon rostratus isolate fCheRos1 chromosome 8, fCheRos1.pri, whole genome shotgun sequence contains the following coding sequences:
- the si:ch1073-90m23.1 gene encoding rap1 GTPase-activating protein 2 isoform X2 produces MSFSRKRSFTFGAYGGVDRFTCGDEMRPESAEDSILDILDSPVNESKPFLSAGSNQRDTELFEIIEKLQGSRIDEQRCEFPLPLKSQLLTIGGDLPLILPSKLGGYWIDPPLERLVDLSPTSPHCGLNPDSYDIMERDGEAKIYHEFFRSRYHHSFTAVDPSLGPLVLSVCLEDEDNKLRVILRMKECSLHGLFSVSLFPNIPSAVELAKMLCDRVTVSKFEVVSYLKAPELITAFDEHRVSPNFKFGILCQKDGQLTEEDILSNNEESEEFKEFLSILGDTIQLQGFTGFRGGLDVCHGQTGSEAVFTSFQGREIMFHVATKLPFTEGDPQQLQRKRHIGNDIVALVYQEGQTPFLSDVIKSHFLHCFLVVRRIQRAEETGEPSYQVSVTAREDVPPFGPVLPDPPIFTELRTRSSLLESLQAELSTRSQCMMGDPAAAALPPSEGVRGLSEGSGGFIENFKRAIRVRSHSFETLGVPRKTGSSASLKPKTEKDGESDKSPGPLPALSDSLVPTELKDQASPQEERF; encoded by the exons ATGTCCTTCTCCAGAAAGAGAAGTTTCACTTTCGGGGCATATGGAGG TGTGGACAGATTCACATGTGGAGATGAGATGAG ACCTGAATCTGCAGAGGACAGCATACTGGACATCCTGGACTCTCCTGTCAATGAGAGCAAGCCTTTCCTCTCTGCCGGCAGCAATCAGAGG GACACAGAGCTGTTTGAAATCATTGAAAAGCTGCAG GGCAGCAGGATCGATGAGCAGCGGTGTGAattccctcttcctctgaag TCTCAGCTTTTAACGATAGGTGGAGACCTGCCACTCATCCTCCCTTCTAAGTTGGGGGGCTACTGGATAGACCCCCCGCTGGAGAGGCTTGTAGATTTGAGTCCCACCTCTCCCCACTGTGGCCTCAATCCAGACAGCTATGACATCatggagagagacggagaggccAAAATCTACCACGAGTTCTTCCGCTCTCGA TACCATCACTCATTCACAGCAGTGGATCCATCTTTGGGGCCTCTGGTtctatctgtgtgtttggaggacGAGGACAACAAGCTGCGGGTGATACTAAG GATGAAGGAGTGCTCTCTGCATGgacttttctctgtctctcttttccccaACATCCCATCTGCTGTTGAATTAGCAAAG ATGCTCTGTGACAGAGTGACCGTCTCAAAGTTTGAAGTGGTCAGCTACCTCAAG GCTCCAGAACTCATAACTGCGTTTGATGAACACAGAGTGTCTCCTAATTTCAAGTTTGGCATTTTGTGCCAAAAGGACGGCCAG CTCACTGAGGAGGACATACTCAGCAACAATGAGGAAAGTGAAGAGTTTAAAGAGTTCCTGTCTATTTTAGGAGACACAATTCAACTGCAAGGCTTTACTGG GTTCAGAGGAGGACTGGATGTGTGTCAtggtcaaacaggaagtgaagccgTCTTCACTTCCTTTCAAGGCAGAGAAATCATGTTCCATGTCGCAACTAAACTGCCTTTCACAGAGGGTGACCCACAGCAG ctgcaaagaaaaaggCACATTGGTAACGACATTGTAGCTTTGGTCTACCAGGAGGGCCAAACCCCTTTTCTGTCTGATGTTATCAAGTCTCACTTCCTGCACTGCTTCCTGGTGGTCCGGAGGATTCAGAGGGCGGAGGAGACAGGTGAACCTTCGTACCAG gtGTCTGTCACAGCCAGAGAGGATGTTCCTCCTTTTGGTCCTGTCCTCCCTGATCCTCCCATCTTCACAGAG CTCCGCACTCGCTCCTCGCTGCTAGAGAGCTTGCAGGCTGAGCTCTCCACCCGTTCGCAGTGCATGATGGGGGATCCAGCGGCGGCTGCTCTCCCACCTTCTGAGGGTGTAAGGGGGTTGTCTGAGGGGAGTGGAGGATTCATTGAAAACTTTAAG AGAGCCATAAGAGTGAGGAGCCACTCTTTTGAGACTCTTGGGGTACCCAGGAAGACTGGCAGCAGTGCATCACTGAAGCCTAAG acagagaaagatggCGAGAG tgACAAATCTCCAGGACCTCTacctgctctctctgacagtttgGTGCCAACTGAACTCAAAGATCAAGCAAGTCCTCAAGAGGAAAGATTTTAG
- the si:ch1073-90m23.1 gene encoding rap1 GTPase-activating protein 2 isoform X1, protein MSFSRKRSFTFGAYGGVDRFTCGDEMRPESAEDSILDILDSPVNESKPFLSAGSNQRDTELFEIIEKLQGSRIDEQRCEFPLPLKSQLLTIGGDLPLILPSKLGGYWIDPPLERLVDLSPTSPHCGLNPDSYDIMERDGEAKIYHEFFRSRYHHSFTAVDPSLGPLVLSVCLEDEDNKLRVILRMKECSLHGLFSVSLFPNIPSAVELAKMLCDRVTVSKFEVVSYLKAPELITAFDEHRVSPNFKFGILCQKDGQLTEEDILSNNEESEEFKEFLSILGDTIQLQGFTGFRGGLDVCHGQTGSEAVFTSFQGREIMFHVATKLPFTEGDPQQLQRKRHIGNDIVALVYQEGQTPFLSDVIKSHFLHCFLVVRRIQRAEETGEPSYQVSVTAREDVPPFGPVLPDPPIFTEHSLLREFLLTKLINAEISCYKAQQFSRLELRTRSSLLESLQAELSTRSQCMMGDPAAAALPPSEGVRGLSEGSGGFIENFKRAIRVRSHSFETLGVPRKTGSSASLKPKTEKDGESDKSPGPLPALSDSLVPTELKDQASPQEERF, encoded by the exons ATGTCCTTCTCCAGAAAGAGAAGTTTCACTTTCGGGGCATATGGAGG TGTGGACAGATTCACATGTGGAGATGAGATGAG ACCTGAATCTGCAGAGGACAGCATACTGGACATCCTGGACTCTCCTGTCAATGAGAGCAAGCCTTTCCTCTCTGCCGGCAGCAATCAGAGG GACACAGAGCTGTTTGAAATCATTGAAAAGCTGCAG GGCAGCAGGATCGATGAGCAGCGGTGTGAattccctcttcctctgaag TCTCAGCTTTTAACGATAGGTGGAGACCTGCCACTCATCCTCCCTTCTAAGTTGGGGGGCTACTGGATAGACCCCCCGCTGGAGAGGCTTGTAGATTTGAGTCCCACCTCTCCCCACTGTGGCCTCAATCCAGACAGCTATGACATCatggagagagacggagaggccAAAATCTACCACGAGTTCTTCCGCTCTCGA TACCATCACTCATTCACAGCAGTGGATCCATCTTTGGGGCCTCTGGTtctatctgtgtgtttggaggacGAGGACAACAAGCTGCGGGTGATACTAAG GATGAAGGAGTGCTCTCTGCATGgacttttctctgtctctcttttccccaACATCCCATCTGCTGTTGAATTAGCAAAG ATGCTCTGTGACAGAGTGACCGTCTCAAAGTTTGAAGTGGTCAGCTACCTCAAG GCTCCAGAACTCATAACTGCGTTTGATGAACACAGAGTGTCTCCTAATTTCAAGTTTGGCATTTTGTGCCAAAAGGACGGCCAG CTCACTGAGGAGGACATACTCAGCAACAATGAGGAAAGTGAAGAGTTTAAAGAGTTCCTGTCTATTTTAGGAGACACAATTCAACTGCAAGGCTTTACTGG GTTCAGAGGAGGACTGGATGTGTGTCAtggtcaaacaggaagtgaagccgTCTTCACTTCCTTTCAAGGCAGAGAAATCATGTTCCATGTCGCAACTAAACTGCCTTTCACAGAGGGTGACCCACAGCAG ctgcaaagaaaaaggCACATTGGTAACGACATTGTAGCTTTGGTCTACCAGGAGGGCCAAACCCCTTTTCTGTCTGATGTTATCAAGTCTCACTTCCTGCACTGCTTCCTGGTGGTCCGGAGGATTCAGAGGGCGGAGGAGACAGGTGAACCTTCGTACCAG gtGTCTGTCACAGCCAGAGAGGATGTTCCTCCTTTTGGTCCTGTCCTCCCTGATCCTCCCATCTTCACAGAG CACTCTCTGCTGAGGGAGTTCCTTCTGACCAAACTCATCAATGCAGAAATTTCCTGCTATAAGGCTCAACAATTCAGCAGACTAGAG CTCCGCACTCGCTCCTCGCTGCTAGAGAGCTTGCAGGCTGAGCTCTCCACCCGTTCGCAGTGCATGATGGGGGATCCAGCGGCGGCTGCTCTCCCACCTTCTGAGGGTGTAAGGGGGTTGTCTGAGGGGAGTGGAGGATTCATTGAAAACTTTAAG AGAGCCATAAGAGTGAGGAGCCACTCTTTTGAGACTCTTGGGGTACCCAGGAAGACTGGCAGCAGTGCATCACTGAAGCCTAAG acagagaaagatggCGAGAG tgACAAATCTCCAGGACCTCTacctgctctctctgacagtttgGTGCCAACTGAACTCAAAGATCAAGCAAGTCCTCAAGAGGAAAGATTTTAG
- the LOC121610143 gene encoding glutathione S-transferase kappa 1-like: MTSKKVVELFYDVVSPYSWLGFEVMCRYRNVWNIDLKLRPAFLGGIMQGSGNKPPGLVPNKFMYMSKDLRRLSGYFGVPLQLPSDPFEVMFKKGSLSAMRFVAAIQEREKGGDQQVEKVSRELWRRIWSEDKDITEPKSLSEAGRKAGLSDNEIEEALVLSTSKEIKDKLKSTTQFALDNGAFGFPMLVCHVDGKPEMFFGSDRFELMAHCIGEKWVGPQPNTSARL, encoded by the exons ATGACATCCAAGAAAGTGGTCGAGTTGTTCTACGATGTGGTTTCTCCTTACTCCTGGCTTGGCTTTGAG GTCATGTGCCGCTACAGAAACGTGTGGAATATAGATCTCAAACTGCGCCCTGCTTTTCTGGGCGGCATCATGCAAGGATCAG GCAACAAACCCCCTGGTCTGGTTCCAAACAAATTTATGTACATGTCCAAGGACCTGAGACGCTTATCAGGGTATTTTGGTGTTCCCTTGCAGCTTCCATCTGACCCCTTTGAGGTCATGTTCAAAAAAG GCTCCTTGTCTGCAATGCGATTTGTGGCAGCAatacaagagagagagaagggtggAGACCAGCAGGTGGAGAAGGTGTCCCGGGAGCTGTGGAGAAGGATCTGGAGTGAGGACAAAGACATCACTGAGCCTAAATCATTGTCTGAG gCAGGGAGGAAAGCAGGATTGTCTGACAACGAGATTGAAGAAGCACTGGTGCTGTCCACCTCAAAGGAGATCAAAGACAAGCTGAAAAGCACAACGCAGTTTGCACTTGATAATGGG GCCTTCGGCTTCCCCATGCTGGTGTGTCATGTAGATGGAAAGCCCGAGATGTTTTTTGGCTCTGACAGATTTGAGCTCATGGCCCACTGCATTG gaGAGAAGTGGGTGGGACCTCAGCCTAACACATCAGCCAGACTGTGA
- the LOC121610122 gene encoding glutathione S-transferase kappa 1-like isoform X3 — protein MHPMLTANKSEPLTSKMTSKKVVELFYDVVSAYSWLSFEVMCRYRNVWNIDLKLRPAFLGGIMQGSGNKPPVLVPNKFMYMSKDLRRLSGYFGVPLQFPSDAFEVLFNKGSLSAMRFVAAIQEREKGGDQQVEKVSRELWRRIWSEDKDITEPKSLSEAGRKAGLSDNEIEEALVLSTSKEIKDKLKSTTQFALDNGAFGFPMLVCHVDGKPEMFFGSDRFELMAHCIGEKWVGPQPNTSARL, from the exons atgcacccaa TGTTAACTGCGAACAAGTCAGAGCCACTGACATCTAAGATGACATCCAAGAAAGTGGTCGAGTTGTTCTACGATGTGGTTTCTGCGTACTCCTGGCTTAGCTTTGAG GTCATGTGCCGCTACAGAAACGTGTGGAATATAGATCTCAAACTGCGCCCTGCTTTTCTGGGCGGCATCATGCAAGGATCAG GCAACAAACCCCCTGTTCTGGTTCCAAACAAATTTATGTACATGTCCAAGGACCTGAGACGCTTATCAGGGTATTTTGGTGTTCCCTTGCAGTTTCCATCCGACGCCTTTGAGGTCTTGTTCAACAAAG GCTCCTTGTCTGCAATGCGATTTGTGGCAGCAatacaagagagagagaagggtggAGACCAGCAGGTGGAGAAGGTGTCCCGGGAGCTGTGGAGAAGGATCTGGAGTGAGGACAAAGACATCACTGAGCCTAAATCATTGTCTGAG GCAGGGAGGAAAGCAGGATTGTCTGACAACGAGATTGAAGAAGCGCTGGTGCTGTCCACCTCAAAGGAGATCAAAGACAAGCTGAAAAGCACAACGCAGTTTGCACTTGATAATGGG GCCTTCGGCTTCCCCATGCTGGTGTGTCATGTAGATGGAAAGCCCGAGATGTTTTTTGGCTCTGACAGATTTGAGCTCATGGCCCACTGCATTG gaGAGAAGTGGGTGGGACCTCAGCCTAACACATCAGCCAGACTGTGA
- the LOC121610122 gene encoding glutathione S-transferase kappa 1-like isoform X1: MHPMLTANKSEPLTSKMTSKKVVELFYDVVSAYSWLSFEVMCRYRNVWNIDLKLRPAFLGGIMQGSGNKPPVLVPNKFMYMSKDLRRLSGYFGVPLQFPSDAFEVLFNKENAPITENPPCSQSVTAACVCPSEAQWQEQSVNGGVKDGHKKVFQESSLSAMRFVAAIQEREKGGDQQVEKVSRELWRRIWSEDKDITEPKSLSEAGRKAGLSDNEIEEALVLSTSKEIKDKLKSTTQFALDNGAFGFPMLVCHVDGKPEMFFGSDRFELMAHCIGEKWVGPQPNTSARL, encoded by the exons atgcacccaa TGTTAACTGCGAACAAGTCAGAGCCACTGACATCTAAGATGACATCCAAGAAAGTGGTCGAGTTGTTCTACGATGTGGTTTCTGCGTACTCCTGGCTTAGCTTTGAG GTCATGTGCCGCTACAGAAACGTGTGGAATATAGATCTCAAACTGCGCCCTGCTTTTCTGGGCGGCATCATGCAAGGATCAG GCAACAAACCCCCTGTTCTGGTTCCAAACAAATTTATGTACATGTCCAAGGACCTGAGACGCTTATCAGGGTATTTTGGTGTTCCCTTGCAGTTTCCATCCGACGCCTTTGAGGTCTTGTTCAACAAAG AGAACGCCCCCATCACTGAAAATCCACCTTGCTCGCAGTCGgtaactgcagcctgtgtgtgtccctctgaaGCACAGTGGCAGGAGCAGAGCGTGAACGGAGGGGTGAAGGATGGACATAAGAAGGTTTTTCAAGAAA GCTCCTTGTCTGCAATGCGATTTGTGGCAGCAatacaagagagagagaagggtggAGACCAGCAGGTGGAGAAGGTGTCCCGGGAGCTGTGGAGAAGGATCTGGAGTGAGGACAAAGACATCACTGAGCCTAAATCATTGTCTGAG GCAGGGAGGAAAGCAGGATTGTCTGACAACGAGATTGAAGAAGCGCTGGTGCTGTCCACCTCAAAGGAGATCAAAGACAAGCTGAAAAGCACAACGCAGTTTGCACTTGATAATGGG GCCTTCGGCTTCCCCATGCTGGTGTGTCATGTAGATGGAAAGCCCGAGATGTTTTTTGGCTCTGACAGATTTGAGCTCATGGCCCACTGCATTG gaGAGAAGTGGGTGGGACCTCAGCCTAACACATCAGCCAGACTGTGA
- the LOC121610122 gene encoding glutathione S-transferase kappa 1-like isoform X2: MTSKKVVELFYDVVSAYSWLSFEVMCRYRNVWNIDLKLRPAFLGGIMQGSGNKPPVLVPNKFMYMSKDLRRLSGYFGVPLQFPSDAFEVLFNKENAPITENPPCSQSVTAACVCPSEAQWQEQSVNGGVKDGHKKVFQESSLSAMRFVAAIQEREKGGDQQVEKVSRELWRRIWSEDKDITEPKSLSEAGRKAGLSDNEIEEALVLSTSKEIKDKLKSTTQFALDNGAFGFPMLVCHVDGKPEMFFGSDRFELMAHCIGEKWVGPQPNTSARL; encoded by the exons ATGACATCCAAGAAAGTGGTCGAGTTGTTCTACGATGTGGTTTCTGCGTACTCCTGGCTTAGCTTTGAG GTCATGTGCCGCTACAGAAACGTGTGGAATATAGATCTCAAACTGCGCCCTGCTTTTCTGGGCGGCATCATGCAAGGATCAG GCAACAAACCCCCTGTTCTGGTTCCAAACAAATTTATGTACATGTCCAAGGACCTGAGACGCTTATCAGGGTATTTTGGTGTTCCCTTGCAGTTTCCATCCGACGCCTTTGAGGTCTTGTTCAACAAAG AGAACGCCCCCATCACTGAAAATCCACCTTGCTCGCAGTCGgtaactgcagcctgtgtgtgtccctctgaaGCACAGTGGCAGGAGCAGAGCGTGAACGGAGGGGTGAAGGATGGACATAAGAAGGTTTTTCAAGAAA GCTCCTTGTCTGCAATGCGATTTGTGGCAGCAatacaagagagagagaagggtggAGACCAGCAGGTGGAGAAGGTGTCCCGGGAGCTGTGGAGAAGGATCTGGAGTGAGGACAAAGACATCACTGAGCCTAAATCATTGTCTGAG GCAGGGAGGAAAGCAGGATTGTCTGACAACGAGATTGAAGAAGCGCTGGTGCTGTCCACCTCAAAGGAGATCAAAGACAAGCTGAAAAGCACAACGCAGTTTGCACTTGATAATGGG GCCTTCGGCTTCCCCATGCTGGTGTGTCATGTAGATGGAAAGCCCGAGATGTTTTTTGGCTCTGACAGATTTGAGCTCATGGCCCACTGCATTG gaGAGAAGTGGGTGGGACCTCAGCCTAACACATCAGCCAGACTGTGA